In Gemmatimonadaceae bacterium, one DNA window encodes the following:
- a CDS encoding nucleotide exchange factor GrpE: MTRKHSRRKQEEAEAEMLEQEPFGEAPPPSASPAPDDEAAPNEWRSGGGAVDVEPPGAASRPAPVDEHREKYLRLAAEYDNYRKRSLKEREEAESRGQRDLVKQLIEALDDLARFAHVDPAVTDPTTIVEGVQMVERKVMKTLNAAGLEIVNPVDEQFDPARHEAVSTEPAVAEEDDHTVARVYQPGYVFNGQLLRPARVVVRQWNG; this comes from the coding sequence ATGACACGGAAACACTCTCGCAGGAAGCAGGAAGAAGCGGAAGCCGAGATGCTGGAGCAGGAGCCGTTCGGCGAAGCGCCGCCTCCTTCGGCGTCACCGGCCCCGGACGACGAAGCGGCGCCGAACGAATGGCGGTCGGGCGGCGGCGCCGTGGACGTGGAGCCGCCGGGCGCGGCCAGCCGGCCCGCTCCCGTCGACGAGCACCGCGAGAAGTACCTGCGCCTCGCGGCCGAGTACGACAACTACAGGAAGCGCAGCCTCAAGGAGCGCGAGGAGGCCGAGTCGCGGGGACAGCGCGACCTGGTCAAGCAGCTCATCGAAGCGCTGGACGATCTCGCCCGCTTCGCGCACGTGGACCCCGCCGTCACCGATCCCACCACGATCGTCGAGGGCGTGCAGATGGTGGAGCGAAAGGTGATGAAGACGCTCAACGCCGCCGGGCTCGAGATCGTGAACCCCGTGGACGAGCAGTTCGATCCCGCGCGGCACGAGGCGGTGTCGACCGAGCCGGCGGTGGCGGAGGAGGACGATCACACGGTAGCGCGCGTGTATCAGCCGGGCTACGTGTTCAACGGCCAGCTCCTGCGTCCCGCGCGCGTGGTCGTGCGGCAGTGGAACGGCTGA
- a CDS encoding J domain-containing protein → MAQKDFYAVLGLTSKATADEIKKAYRKLAKQYHPDANSSDPKAAERFKEISEAHNVLGDPEKRKKYDEMRSLGAFDGFTRGRRGASQPRGGSSINFEDFDIGGLGGLGDLFGSMFGGGAKQRSRAPEQGQSVETMLDVPFRTAVLGGKVPVEMEVSEQCATCGGTGGAPGSSAKVCAECNGRGVLSFAQGGFAVNRPCPVCLGKGQVPSEPCRTCAGRGEISSRKKVLITVPPGTDTGSKIRMKGQGGRGRNGGPAGDLVIVFKVKPDRFYTREGLDLVAKVPINIAQATLGSKINVKSIDGKKVSLRIPAGTPAGKRFRVRGLGVQKDTARGDLMVEVSVSVPEELSAEQKKAMEDFAAAGGLKY, encoded by the coding sequence ATGGCGCAGAAGGATTTCTACGCGGTCCTGGGACTGACCTCGAAGGCGACCGCCGACGAGATCAAGAAGGCGTACCGCAAGCTCGCTAAGCAGTACCACCCGGACGCGAACAGCAGCGATCCGAAGGCCGCCGAGCGGTTCAAGGAGATCTCGGAGGCGCACAACGTCCTCGGCGATCCGGAGAAGCGGAAGAAGTACGACGAGATGCGCAGTCTCGGCGCATTCGACGGCTTCACCCGCGGGCGGCGCGGCGCGTCGCAGCCGCGCGGCGGCTCGTCGATCAACTTCGAGGACTTCGACATCGGCGGTCTGGGCGGGCTCGGTGACCTGTTCGGCTCGATGTTCGGCGGCGGGGCGAAGCAGCGGTCGCGCGCCCCCGAGCAGGGGCAGTCGGTGGAGACGATGCTCGACGTCCCGTTCCGGACAGCCGTACTCGGCGGCAAGGTGCCGGTGGAGATGGAGGTGAGCGAGCAGTGCGCGACCTGCGGCGGCACGGGCGGCGCGCCGGGCAGCTCCGCGAAGGTTTGCGCCGAGTGCAATGGACGCGGGGTGTTGTCGTTCGCGCAGGGCGGGTTCGCGGTGAACCGGCCCTGCCCAGTGTGTCTCGGCAAGGGACAGGTCCCGTCGGAGCCGTGCAGGACGTGCGCGGGCCGCGGCGAGATCAGCAGCCGGAAGAAGGTGCTCATCACCGTTCCGCCGGGAACCGACACCGGCTCGAAGATCCGGATGAAAGGGCAGGGCGGGCGCGGACGGAACGGCGGTCCGGCCGGCGACCTCGTCATCGTGTTCAAGGTGAAGCCCGACAGGTTCTACACGCGCGAAGGGCTCGATCTCGTGGCCAAGGTGCCGATCAACATCGCGCAGGCGACGCTGGGCTCGAAGATCAACGTGAAGTCGATCGACGGAAAGAAGGTGAGTCTGCGGATCCCCGCCGGCACGCCGGCCGGCAAGCGGTTCCGGGTGCGGGGACTGGGAGTGCAGAAGGACACCGCGCGCGGGGATCTGATGGTCGAGGTGAGCGTGTCGGTGCCGGAGGAGCTGTCAGCGGAGCAGAAGAAGGCGATGGAGGATTTCGCGGCGGCGGGAGGGTTGAAGTACTAG
- a CDS encoding four helix bundle protein: MQDHRKLRVWKHAHELALVVRAATKSFPSTGYGSLQSQTVRAAESIVFNIAEGCGAGSQREFARFLGIGIKSTFELEAECELAKDYGVLSAPAWEDLSQQIGSARRMLFALRNKVLLSPHAARMNLKPSTANREPSTN; the protein is encoded by the coding sequence ATGCAGGATCACCGTAAGCTGCGCGTCTGGAAACACGCCCACGAGCTTGCACTCGTGGTGCGCGCAGCTACGAAAAGTTTTCCTTCGACCGGATACGGGTCGCTTCAGTCGCAGACGGTGCGGGCTGCGGAATCGATCGTGTTCAACATCGCCGAAGGTTGCGGCGCGGGGTCCCAGCGGGAATTTGCGCGCTTCCTTGGCATCGGCATCAAGTCCACTTTTGAGCTTGAAGCTGAGTGCGAGCTCGCCAAGGACTATGGCGTGTTGAGCGCGCCGGCCTGGGAAGATCTCTCGCAGCAAATCGGCAGCGCGCGGCGCATGCTCTTCGCCTTGAGAAACAAAGTCCTCCTTTCCCCCCACGCGGCACGCATGAACCTCAAACCTTCAACCGCTAACCGTGAACCGTCCACCAATTAG
- a CDS encoding cupredoxin family copper-binding protein, whose amino-acid sequence MTEIHSGGRRAARGVRVAALALLAAAPASLAGQRLIDYTPNTRPAWTLDRWQPALILSHRFELVEGGDELISIPTMTFGTALGSRLALGLDYTSNSEVSAESIGGNETQWWAAYRGPSGNRGAISALFAYNTAANSFDGAITTRARAGFVSLVGEARAFSDAFGTGDGGFAGAAGAVFHLTEYLALAGDVGRAFTPDTMGTVWSGAIAFAFPGTRHHFSFHATNGGAVTLQGTSRKKAYGPEPVRYGFAFVAPLGTASQWSRIFRRSAPTPQPAAELAEGATVRVNIKDLAFSPATLRIKVGQTVEWVNGDPLAHTVTADDKSWGSGFVNQGGRFTYRFTQAGSFPYHCEPHPQMKATVVVEP is encoded by the coding sequence ATGACGGAAATCCACTCAGGCGGACGCCGCGCAGCGCGCGGCGTCCGCGTCGCCGCGCTGGCACTGCTGGCCGCGGCGCCGGCGTCGCTCGCCGGCCAGCGACTCATTGATTACACCCCCAATACGCGCCCGGCCTGGACCCTGGACAGGTGGCAGCCGGCCCTGATCCTGTCGCACCGCTTCGAGCTGGTCGAAGGGGGCGACGAGCTGATCAGCATTCCGACGATGACCTTCGGCACCGCGCTCGGCAGCCGGCTCGCGCTCGGGCTCGACTACACGTCGAACAGCGAGGTGAGCGCCGAAAGCATCGGCGGCAACGAGACGCAATGGTGGGCAGCGTATCGCGGGCCGTCGGGCAACCGCGGCGCGATCAGCGCTCTATTCGCCTACAATACCGCGGCCAACAGCTTCGACGGCGCGATCACCACGCGGGCGCGCGCGGGGTTCGTCTCGCTCGTGGGCGAGGCGCGCGCGTTCTCCGACGCGTTCGGTACCGGCGACGGCGGATTCGCCGGCGCCGCCGGCGCCGTCTTCCATCTCACCGAATATCTCGCGCTCGCCGGCGACGTCGGCCGCGCTTTCACTCCGGACACGATGGGAACCGTGTGGAGCGGCGCGATCGCGTTCGCGTTTCCCGGCACCCGCCACCACTTCTCGTTCCACGCCACGAACGGAGGAGCGGTGACCCTCCAGGGAACGTCGCGGAAGAAGGCGTACGGACCGGAGCCGGTCCGGTACGGCTTCGCCTTCGTCGCGCCCCTCGGCACCGCTTCCCAGTGGTCGCGGATATTCCGCAGAAGCGCGCCCACACCCCAGCCGGCCGCGGAGCTGGCCGAAGGTGCGACAGTGCGGGTGAACATCAAGGACCTCGCGTTCTCGCCGGCTACGCTGCGCATCAAGGTCGGGCAGACGGTCGAATGGGTGAACGGCGATCCGCTGGCGCACACGGTGACCGCGGACGACAAGAGCTGGGGGAGCGGGTTCGTCAATCAGGGCGGGAGGTTCACGTACCGGTTCACCCAGGCTGGGTCGTTTCCCTACCATTGCGAGCCGCACCCGCAGATGAAAGCAACCGTTGTCGTCGAGCCCTGA